The following DNA comes from Ricinus communis isolate WT05 ecotype wild-type chromosome 10, ASM1957865v1, whole genome shotgun sequence.
atttttgaaaagttttctaaattctatgCAAGTACAGAGTTAGTCTTCAGAGTAAGTGTCTAGATTTTCGAGTtccaattagaaaaaaaaagaaatgaaataggaatataatttatttctcattttatcaattatttgCTAGATATTATAGTttgatttctaaaattatattagaaactaattaataatcattGTTTACTGAGTGgggtaaaataaataaaaatattaaagaataatttagtgaaaataatatataccaAATGAAGTggagaaaaattataataaaaaaggatagaatatttagtattttcaGTTCATTTTTCACTCTTCACTGATATTcatgtataatattttattctaaactATAGTATTTGCTTATAAAAAGTGGAAATACTGAGAGGGATAGAGCCAATACCAAACTTcacactaaaataaatttggatGGTTGTTCATCTTGGCATCACCTTAGAGTACGATTGGCTATTTCTGTAGCCTAAAATCTTTATGAAAGTTCCAAGTAATTTCGGCAGCCATgaggaaaaagaattaacaacttcatactaatatacaaaaataacatCATTTTCCATATCAAAACAATGGAAATTTCATGGTGTAGATATTTGTCATGTAATGTGTAAATGAACTTATTCAGATTATAATGCAGACTTTATGTATGTATGTACGtatgttgttgttgttgttgtttagTACATTATTACTACTAGTTGCCTGTACTTGTCaaacaaattacaaaaataaaaaatcaggGCTTGCTGGCGTTAGATTGGAGAGTGATAcgtttccttttcttttattttatcctCTTTCAAAAATTGTTATTGCATGGATTTTTTTATGTGGTTTTAAGACAGAACACCACTCCACTTCTTGAAGGGTCTTTCTTCCCAGCCTTGAGGAGAAAAATctatctttcctttttcttcttttttttttttttcagtttttcttCACTTTGCTACTCTTCATTCTCAGCTCAGGTTTGGCTCCAAATACCTTATGTTTGCATAACCATCATCATCAGTTTCACATTAAATTTCAGTTCTTGATCACATGCACATGTTGTATGCATCGTAAAGTAATTGAATTTCTATGTTAAGCTTTGATGAAATATGATAGTATTGCTGGCTAGCTTGCTTGCTTCATTGCTATATTCCAAGCTGTCCTTCTAACTTGTTTTATAACCTGtaataataaatcatttaaGTTTCTgcttttggattttcttttgcaactATTGAGGACTCTTAGTTTCTAATTATGGTCATGTGGTTCTACTGTTGAATTTCCATTTATGATTTATCCTTGGGACATTTAGGtgtctaataatataaaaaaaaaaatacaataattagaGAATGGACAGGTTAGTTATCAGGTTTTTGTGGATACTGCTCATTCACTGAATGCAAGTGATATGTGTTGAATCCTACTTTGCATACAGTAATTTTCACACTCTTCGTTATTTTAACGTGTATTGTCTAGTTGCAGTAATGCAAGAATTCATGCCTcatccatttttcttttattgagaagttgtaattttcttttctgtgaTAGGAAATTACTTAAACATGGGGAACCCAATTCTCTGGATGGCTGCCTTTTGTTTATGGGCTTTGACATGCTCATTTCTTCCTGCTAGCTCTAATGGCCTAATGAAAATAAGTTTGAAGAAGCGTCCTCTGGATCTTGATAGCATCAATGCTGCCAGAACTGCAAGACAGGAAAGAAAAACCAGAATTGCTGCAAGTAGCATGCTTCACAGTCCTGATCCTGATATGATACCTCTCAAAAACTATTTGGATACCCAATACTTTGGAGAAATTAGTATCGGTTCCCCCCCACAGACTTTCACTGTCATATTTGATACTGGGAGTTCCAATCTTTGGATTCCATCAGCAAAATGCTACTTTTCTGTAAGTTATACTGACTAATTTTAGCTTTAATATCATCCTAAAACCAGAAGCAGATATTGACTCATAATTATCTACAGCTTGCCTGCTACTTCCATTCTAGGTACAAGTCAAGTCGGTCCACTACATATATCAGGAATGGTAATGATTTGGTCCCtgtattttcaaatttctacGTGTTTCTTTAGAGTTAATGTTACTATTACTCTTAAActaaaagtttttttatttcttttccaaatGTGATTCAGGAACAACTTGCAAAATACGTTATGGAACTGGATCAATTGTTGGTTTCTTCAGTCAAGATACTGTTGAAGTTGGAAATCTTGTCGTAAGAAATCAAGTACGTAACCCGTTCCATGtgtgtttaattttagaatcaCTTCTCTTCTGCTAACAAGAATGTGGATATAATGTTTTTAATTCAGGTTTTCATCGAGGCGACGCGAGAAGGAAGCCTTACATTTGTCTTGGCAAAATTTGATGGAATATTTGGGCTTGGATTTCAGGAAATCTCAGTTGGGGATGCTGTTCCAGTGTGGTATCATTCTGTCTgtacatattctttttctagtCCTAATTGTTTTCTTGGAAGGCTAATCAGGAATAGCTTTCATATGTCTGTAGTTCTTTCCTTCTAGTGCCCTTAGACACATTGGTTCACCTGAATACTGCAGGTACAATATGGTGCAGCAAGGTCTTGTAGGTGATCCAGTCTTTTCGTTCTGGCTCAACAATGATCCAGACGCCAAAGAGGGCGGTGAGCTTGTTTTCGGCGGTGTTGATGAGAAACACTACAGGGGAAAACATACCTATGTTCCAGTTACCCAAAAAGGTTACTGGCAGGTATCAAAAAACTTAACTTCAGACAATTTTAATCCCTGTTCGTATAATCCATTTTCTGTCAAGACGAAGGCTAGAAAACTGACCCTTAATGATCTTTTCCATCTTCAGTTCAATATGGGAGATTTTATAATCGGGAACCACTCAACAGGTGATTTTCATGCAACCTAAGCATCTATATGTAGTTATATACTTGTGTTCAAGAAAACCGAGTCTGAAGAATGGACTGTCAGGAGAATCCCTAGAATATGAACTGTGGAACACTTCCATTCCAAATATTTCAGATCATGAGTCACTTCTATTTATAAACTCTCAGTTGTTTCCGGACTAATTATTCAGCTTGGTGCCAGAATTTATTGAGGAAGTGCATAGAGAATTCTATTCCATCTGTATGAAACTAAGGATGATCTGTTGCATTTTATCACTTGGAAGAAAGTGCATCGATATTTGAAAAACATGAATGATTTTCCAGGTGTTTGTGCGGGGGGTTGTGCTGCAATTGTAGATTCAGGAACATCCTTGCTTGCTGGTCCGACAGTAAGTtcttttcatcttttcaaCAATTAGCTTCAGGTTTCACCGATCATCTTTGTTTCATCATTTGACACAGTTATTGTTGCTAAGATACATTAATTATCTGTGATATCAAGCCAATTGTGGCTGAAATTAATCATGCCATTGGAGCTGAAGGGATTGTAAGTGCTGAGTGCAAGGAAGTGGTTTCACAGTATGGAAACTTAATATGGGATCTATTAATATCAGGGGTGCGTCTGATTACTAATCCAtctattttcattcttttcttcattttctatcCATCTTCTTATGCATTTCAAACGGTAGAAacactaaaatttaatatctttgTCTCCAGGTACAACCCGGCAAAGTATGTTCACAGCTTGGTTTATGCACTTTCAGAGGAGATCGATATGAAAGGTAAGAGAGCTTATTGTTCTGGAAATCTCTTAGTATGTCTTGCAAATATCATATTACATTCGCTAGGCATTGAATGTGAAACCTGATTACCTGCAGCAATGTAATTGAATCGGTAGTTGAGGAGGAAAACATGGAGGGATCATCAGTCGGGGACGATGTTCTGTGCACCGCCTGCGAGATGCTTGTCATTTGGGTCCAGAATCAACTAAAACATAAGCAAACAAAGGAAGCAGCACTCGAATATGTGAATAAGGTGACTTATATTGAAATTGGAACCCCCAACGCTATCTCAGAATCAAGTCTGTGTGAGTTTGTAT
Coding sequences within:
- the LOC8274963 gene encoding aspartic proteinase; translation: MGNPILWMAAFCLWALTCSFLPASSNGLMKISLKKRPLDLDSINAARTARQERKTRIAASSMLHSPDPDMIPLKNYLDTQYFGEISIGSPPQTFTVIFDTGSSNLWIPSAKCYFSLACYFHSRYKSSRSTTYIRNGTTCKIRYGTGSIVGFFSQDTVEVGNLVVRNQVFIEATREGSLTFVLAKFDGIFGLGFQEISVGDAVPVWYNMVQQGLVGDPVFSFWLNNDPDAKEGGELVFGGVDEKHYRGKHTYVPVTQKGYWQFNMGDFIIGNHSTGVCAGGCAAIVDSGTSLLAGPTPIVAEINHAIGAEGIVSAECKEVVSQYGNLIWDLLISGVQPGKVCSQLGLCTFRGDRYESNVIESVVEEENMEGSSVGDDVLCTACEMLVIWVQNQLKHKQTKEAALEYVNKLCESLPSPMGESIIDCASTTGMPNIIFTIGDKQFQLTPEQYILKTGEGIASVCISGFMALDVPPPRGPLWILGDVFMRVYHTVFDFGDLQVGFAEAA